The sequence below is a genomic window from Streptosporangium lutulentum.
CGTGAGAACGAGTTGTGAGAGTGGATTGGGCATCCGGAACGCGTCCTGGACGCCCTCTTGATCTTGCTCCGGGAATGGACCGTTTCTGAGAACGATGCCGAGCGACCTGTGGGAACAGGCTTAGCGTACGTTTTCGTTCCGCTGCACTCCGACCCCCGGTGCCCAGGTCCAGTTCGATGGAGACGAGGCTCGGGAGCTGGCTGAAGGTCATGTTCGGCACGATGAACTGGGCTTGCGAGAGAGCATTTTGAGGCGCCGTTCTCGTTGCGTAGCCTCGCGCGACTGCTGCGCCCCCTCGCCTTTCCCAGTGCTTCCGCGCGCCCGGCAGCCCGGCAGCGACCCGGTTGAGGCCGACTCGGCTCAGGTGCCCCTGTTCCTGCAGCCCCCAAACTGACGCCACCATTTGTTCAGGACCAGGCTGGCGAAAGCCGTGGTCGTGGCGGCGGCGGGTTCGACCGCGCCCAGGAGCGCGGTCGTGATGGCCGCTTGACTGCCCTGCTCCGTCGCAGGCCACCCGGAGCGGTTCTTCCGCTCGGCGACACGGACCGGACCGCGGCCGGTGAACGGCGCGGGACGCACCACCGCCTCGGCTTCATCCACTGGATGGTCCCGCCCGGATTGTATGGACGCCATTCCCTCCTCGGCGAGGTGTTGCGGTACTCGATCAAGCCCGTGTGCCGTACGGTCTAACACTTGGCCGAATCGAAGAGGGGAACCGCTATGAGCTCCGCCACGTACGCCGAACCCTTCGATTCCGAACCCGAGTTCGCGCTGATCGGCGGGGAGGTCACCGAGGGCGTCGTGCGCGTCGGTGATACGGTACGGCGTCCGGCCGGCTTCAACGCCCCGCTCGTTCATGCCCTGCTCGATCGCCTGGAGGCGGCCGGGTTCGCGGGCGCTCCGAGGTTTCTCGGCATCGACGCGGCCGGGCGCGAGGTTCTGACGTTCATCCCCGGCGAAGTCGCAGGACGGCCACGGCCCGCCTGGATCGCCGACGAGGAGCGGATGGCCTCGGTCGGCCGCCTTGTCCGGGCCTACGACGACGCGGTCGCCGGCTTCGTCCTCCCCGAAGGGGTCAGGCCTTTCGCAGGGCTCGGCGAACTCACCGAGCCGCCGGGCATGCCGCCCGCGCCGCCCTATCCGGTCGAACTGGTCGGGCACATGGACCTCACTCCCGACAACGTCGTGTTCCGAGACGGCCAGGCCGTCGCCCTCATCGACTTCGACATGGCCAAGCCCGTCTCCAGGGTCGACGAGGTGTGCAACATGATGTTCTCCTGGGCCCCGCTGGGCGATCCCGCCGACGCCGATCCGCCCCTACGGGACGTGGACGTGCCACGCCGCTGCCGGATCCTCGCCGATGCGTACGGCATGTCGGACACGGATCGGGCTCGGCTCGTCGAGGTGGCCGTGCTGCGGTCGAGACGGGCCTGGTACTCGATGAAGCAGATCGCCGAGGCGCAAGGCGGAGGCTGGGCTCGAATGTGGCAGGAAGGCGCCGGGGATGAGCTCAAACGCCAGGAGGCGTGGCTGGAGCGCCACGGCACGACGATCGCAACCGCGTTGACCGCGCCATAGTGTCCCTCGCGGCGACCAGACCAACCACGCGTACCCCGGTTCTACGGCGAGAGGAAGGCACCGATCCCAGCGGACCACCACCCGCTGCCTGACGGCGACATGGCACCGTCAAAGTCGCACGGCCGTACGCGTGCGAGTGTCGTCGCCCCCGGTGAAGGGGCCGTTCCTGATATGGGACGCCTTTCCAAGTGTCGTCACCACCCTGGACGACACCGTCCCGGACCTCGTCGTCATCTGCACGTGTCCCACCGCACCCGATACGACCCGGGACCTGATAACACCACCCGTTCGCAGGTTGACAACCATGGTCTGGAACGGCCGAGATTCGGATCATGGAACGTGGGCAATCACGAACGCCCACCCCCGATGACACCAAGACGGCGCATCCGCCAATCGTGCTGGCGCGTCGAGGAATTCGAACCTAAGACGTCGAGTAGCAGGCGGGCGCTGCGGCCCGTGACCTGCGAACCCCCTTTCCGCTGTCCCCCGCGTTCACGAACCCCCGGCCTCGTTCCGGGCGGCCGGTGAACCCCCCGATCTGCATGGGTGCGCCCGGGCGGCGGTGGTAGGCGGCCCGCGATGCGCGGGACTTCGTCGCGATCGGAGGGTGGGCGAGCGGCTGGAACGGTGTCATGGTGGGAAGGGCCGGAGATCTTGGAGCCGACCGTCCTTCGCGGGCGGTCCCGAGGCGGAAGCGGTGGCCATGCCGGATTCGAGCGGAGCGTCGTGGCTGGGGCGCGGCAAGCTGGTACTGGGCATGATCCATCTGCCGCCGCTGCCCGGCACCCCGTATCACGATGGGGGCGGCGTCGAGCCGATCGTGGAGCGCGCCGTCGCCTGCGCGCGGGCGCTCGTGGACGGCGGCGCGGACGGGTGCCTGATCCAGACCGTGGACCGGGTGTACGCCGCCGGAACGGACTCTGATCCGGCGCGGATCGCGGCCATGGCCCTCATCACCCGCGCCGTCGTGGAGACGGCCGGGCCCGAGTTTCGGATCGGGGCGCAACTGATGCGCAACGCCGTGCAGGCATCGCTGGCGGTGACGCAGGTCGCCGGCGGCCACTTCACCCGGGTCGGCGCGCTGGTCGGCGCGACGATGACCGCGGGCGGGCTGATGCAGGGCGACCCGCTCGCGGTGGCGGAGTACCGGAACAAGATCGGCGCACACGGCATCGCCCTGATCGCCGAGATCGAGTCGATGCACTTCTCCTGGTTCGGCGGCGGCAGGACGGTCGCCGAGGTCGCCGCGACCGCCTGGCAGGCCGGCGCGGACGCGGTCTCCCTGTGCCACCGCGACGACGACATCACCCTCGGCATGATCGCCGCCGTACGGGCGGCCTGCCCCGGGCTGCCGGTCATCCTGGCCGGGCACACCCATCACGGCAACGCCGCCCGCATGCTGGGATCAGCCGAGGGTGCGGACGGGGCGTTCGTCGGCACCTGCCTGGAGAGCGGAGGCTGGGGCGGCGTGATCGACAAGGACAAGGTGGCGGCGTACGTGGACATCGTGCGCTCCGCACAGCGGTAACCGAGACACCCAAGACTGAACGACGCCGGGCGCGGTGACGGTCGGCAGCAGAGGAAGGCGAGCATGACGATGACCTCTCCCTCTCCCTACACGCTGGCGGAGATCCCCCGCCAAGTCGCGGCGCTGAGCGCGGACCTGCGCGCGTGCTACCCCGTGGTCGCCGACGCCGTACGGCGACGGGCGAGCAAACAGGGGTGGGATGGCCTCTTGCGGGTGGTTGTGACCGGGAACGGCGACTCGCTGCACGCGGCGCTGGCCACCGAGATGGCCTTCCACACCTTCGGTGGGGTGGCGTGCGAGCCGGTGAGCACGCTGCGCCTGCTGGAGTACGGCACCCCGTGGGAGCGCCGAACGGGAGTGCACACGCTCGTGGTAGGCGTCTCCGCCTCGGGCGGCAACGCCCGGGTCGTCGACACGCTCGCACGCGCCGCCACGCAGGGCGCCTGGACGCTGGCCGTCACCTCGACCGCGGACAGCGCCGTGGCGCGGGCCGCCGAGCACGCGCTGGTGCTGCCCTTGACCGGATTACTGCCATGCCCGGGGATCCGCACCTTCCAGGCCAGCCTCCTGACGCTGTACATGGTCGCGATCGAGATCGGCCGGGCCCGCGGCCACCTCGGGGACCGCGAAGCCGACGACGCCGGAGCCGAGCTCGCCGCGGTGGCCGACGCCGTGGCGGCGACCGTCGACCTCGTACGGCACAGCTGCGCCCAGGTCGCCGAGCAGGTGGCCGGCTCCCCGATGATGCTGATGCTGGGCAGCGGCCCCGGGTACGGCAGCGCCCAGTTCACCGCCGCCAAACTCGTCGAGGCGGCCGGAGTGTTCGCCGCCGCCCAGGACCTCGAGGAGTGGGAGCACGTGGAAGTGCTGGCCCGCCCGCGAGACATGCCTACCGTGGTGTTCGCTCCGCCGGGCCGTACCAGGCAGCGGGCGCTGGCCGTGGCACGGCAGGCCCGCACCCTCGGCCGCACCGTGATCGCCGTCGGCGAGGACGGTGACAGCGAGCTCGCGGCGGCCGCCAGGACCCTGCTGCCGGTGGGCGGCGGAGTGCGTGAGGAGTTCTCACCGCTGCTGGCGCAAGTGGCGGCCGGCTACCTAGCCGGTGAGATCGCCAGCCGGCTGGGGCGGGTGCCGTTCTCCACCAACCGGCCCTGACGGCGAGGGCCTAAGCTGTTCCGTTCTCGCCCTCTGGCTTACGTAGTAGGGCTGTGCTCGGGTGGGTCGTAGCTGAAGAGGTCGCCTGGCTGGCAGACGCGCACGTCGCACAGCCGGATCAGCGTGGAGAAGCGGATCGCATCGGGAGAGATCACCGCCACCGTCCGCGCCTCCGTCCACGTGGTCACCGCCCGCGGCCACGGCGCCCAGCAGCGGCGCAAGCGCCTCGAATCCGCCAGGCGCAGGGGCCAGATGTATGCCGACCCGGCACGCACCGGGCAATCTGCCCCACCGAAGGACTCAGCAGACGTACGCGGAACTCCATCAGCCAGAAAGGGCGGTGTCCGTGAACCCTATGGATGAGATCCGCCAAGGCGGCGAGTTCAAGACCAAGACGCGCGCCGAGCTTCCCGTCGTGGATGCGTTGCCGAGGAACCGCGTGCTCGTGATCGACACCGATCCGCAAGGTCAGGTCGCCGCGCCCCTGAAGCACTCCTACGACATGGCCATCATCGACGTCGACCCGCACGGAAACATCGTTCCGTCCTTCACCACCGACATAGAGCCAACCCCCTCAGACTGAAACCCGCTCAGACCTGCTTAGACGAATGGCGATCATCCATCCGGAGCACTCGCAGGAGGCCCTGCGGGCCGGCGCATAAGCCTGGTTGCCGCCGAAGGGGATGGGCGCACGGCCGCCCCCTGCATCTGGTGGGTCCTGGGGCGGGGATATTCAGGAGCGGACACTTTGGGCCACCCCGAGTTAGTTGGAGGCTCCGATACCTGGAAGGGTGAGGAGTTATGGCACCACCGAGGAAGTATGCCCCTGAGCTGCGGGAACGCGCTGTCCGTATGGTTTTCGAGCTGCGTGCGGCCGGTGAGGGGGCGGGCGTGCTGGCCCGGGTCGCAGACCAGCTCGGGGTGCACCGCGAGGCGCTACGGACCTGGGTGCGCCAGGCCGAGGTCGATGGCGGGAAGCGCCCGGGGACATCGACTTCTGACGCCCAGCGGATCACCGAACTCGAGCGTGAGAATCGCGAGTTGCGGCGGGCGAACGAGATCCTGAAGGCCGCCTCGGCGTATTTCGCCCGGGAACTCGATCCCAGACTGCCGCGCTAGTCGAGTTCATCGATACCCATCGCGAACGGTTCGGTGTGGAGCCGATCTGTGCCGTGCTGGAGTTCGCGCCGTCCACGTACTGGGCGGCGAAGAAACGGGAGTCGAATCCGTCGGCTCGTGCGGTCCGGGACGAAGAGGTGAAAAAGGAGATCCTGAAAGTGTGGAACGGCCCGGGACGTGGCCTATATGGGGCGCGGAAGGTGTGGGGCCAGCTCAACCGCCAGGGCGTCACGGTCGCCCGGTGCACGGTCGAGCGGCTGATGCGCGAGCTGGGCCTGTGCGGGGCGACCTGGTCGCGCAAACGGCCCCGGACCACCGTCCCCGGCGCCGATCGACCCGGTGACCTGCTGGAACGCAACTTCACCGCGGGCCGGCCGGACCTGCGATGGGTCGCGGACATCACCTATGTCGCCACCGCCTCCGGCTGGGTGTACACCGCGTTCGTCCAGGACCTGTACTCCCGTCGGATCGTCGGCTGGCAGGTCGCCGACCACCTGGGCACCGATCTGGCACTCGACGCCCTGGAAATGGCGATCTGGGCGCGTGGAGGCGTCATCGATGACCTTGTTCACCATTCCGATAGAGGCGTTCAATATACTTCTATCCGCTACGCCGAACGGCTCGACCAGGTCGGTGCGGCTCGTTCTGTGGGCAGCAAAGGCGATTCGTATGACAATGCCGCTGCGGAGTCGCTCAACAGTCTCTACAAGAAGGAGCTAATCGAGTTCCATGGCGGCTGGAAAGGCGTCATGGATGTGACGATTTCCACCATGGAATGGGTTGCCTGGTATAATTCTGAAAGGCTACATTCTTACTGCGGGAACGTTCCTCCGGCCGAGTACGAGGAGACGTTCCACCGATCAACCGCCGACGGCGGCCTGGCGATCGAGAACCAAGCGATCTAGCCTCCAACTTCACCGGGGCGGCCCAAGAAGAAGACCAAGAATAGGCCGCCCGGCGAGAGCGCGTCCGGTGAGGGGTGCCAGGATGCGGCTGTGCAGCGGACAGGTGGCCGAACGCGCCGGCGTCAACCTGCAGACGCTGCGTTACTACGAGCGCCGCGGACTGATCGCCGAACCGGCGCGCAGCCCAGGCGGGCACCGCACCTACCCGCCCGAGACCGTCACCCTGCTGACCGTGATCAAGGCCGCGCAGCGGCTCGGCTTTACCTTGGAGGAGGTGGCCGAGTTTCTCGACACCGGCCGGCGCGGTCACCCCACTCCCGACCTGCGCGAACGCGCTCAGGAAAAGATCGCCGAGGTGGACGCGCGGATCGCTGATTTGACCACCATCCGGCGCGCTCAACGCGGTGGTCAGCGCCGGTTGCGACAGCCTGACCCACTGCACCTGCCCCGACTGTCCTCTGCCGTTTGCCGACCTGGCCACGAGCCGTACCCCTGAGGAGAACTGACCGCAGTGAGCGTCCACCATGACCATCGCGCCCCCGCCGGGCCCGTCCCGGTGACCCTGCCTACTGTCGGCCGACAGCCTGGAGCGGCGGGCGACCCGGACGCCAACGGCGGCGGGCCACCGCTGCGCAGCAAGGTCACCGCCGCCCTGGCCGTACTGGCGTGCGCCGCATGCTGCGCGCTGCCGGTGCTGATCGGCGTCGGGCTGCTCGCCGGTGCCGGCGCCGCGCTGGCCGAACAGACGCTGCTGGCCGCCTCCAGACTACTGGTCGCCGCCGCGGCGGGCATGTGGTGGCTGCACCGCCGCCGCGCCTCGCGCGCGGCCGGAAGCTGCGGATGCTGAACACCCGCCACGCTGCACCAGCCCCGGCAGCGACCCAGGTGGCCCGGCGAAGGGCCGGCTGCCGGGATGCGCTGTATTACCTGCCATGACGATCGTCCGTTCCCTGGTGTTGTTCGCCCTGGCCGCACTCGCCGAGATCGGCGGAGCCTGGCTGATCTGGCAAGGCATCCGCGAGCAGCGCAGTCTGGCCTGGGTCGGTGCCGGCGAGGCCGTCGAGATCGTGAACATCGGTAGCACCGCGATC
It includes:
- a CDS encoding SIS domain-containing protein, with product MTMTSPSPYTLAEIPRQVAALSADLRACYPVVADAVRRRASKQGWDGLLRVVVTGNGDSLHAALATEMAFHTFGGVACEPVSTLRLLEYGTPWERRTGVHTLVVGVSASGGNARVVDTLARAATQGAWTLAVTSTADSAVARAAEHALVLPLTGLLPCPGIRTFQASLLTLYMVAIEIGRARGHLGDREADDAGAELAAVADAVAATVDLVRHSCAQVAEQVAGSPMMLMLGSGPGYGSAQFTAAKLVEAAGVFAAAQDLEEWEHVEVLARPRDMPTVVFAPPGRTRQRALAVARQARTLGRTVIAVGEDGDSELAAAARTLLPVGGGVREEFSPLLAQVAAGYLAGEIASRLGRVPFSTNRP
- a CDS encoding BtpA/SgcQ family protein, giving the protein MPDSSGASWLGRGKLVLGMIHLPPLPGTPYHDGGGVEPIVERAVACARALVDGGADGCLIQTVDRVYAAGTDSDPARIAAMALITRAVVETAGPEFRIGAQLMRNAVQASLAVTQVAGGHFTRVGALVGATMTAGGLMQGDPLAVAEYRNKIGAHGIALIAEIESMHFSWFGGGRTVAEVAATAWQAGADAVSLCHRDDDITLGMIAAVRAACPGLPVILAGHTHHGNAARMLGSAEGADGAFVGTCLESGGWGGVIDKDKVAAYVDIVRSAQR
- a CDS encoding helix-turn-helix domain-containing protein, which codes for MTTWTEARTVAVISPDAIRFSTLIRLCDVRVCQPGDLFSYDPPEHSPTT
- a CDS encoding MerR family transcriptional regulator is translated as MRLCSGQVAERAGVNLQTLRYYERRGLIAEPARSPGGHRTYPPETVTLLTVIKAAQRLGFTLEEVAEFLDTGRRGHPTPDLRERAQEKIAEVDARIADLTTIRRAQRGGQRRLRQPDPLHLPRLSSAVCRPGHEPYP
- a CDS encoding aminoglycoside phosphotransferase family protein; translated protein: MSSATYAEPFDSEPEFALIGGEVTEGVVRVGDTVRRPAGFNAPLVHALLDRLEAAGFAGAPRFLGIDAAGREVLTFIPGEVAGRPRPAWIADEERMASVGRLVRAYDDAVAGFVLPEGVRPFAGLGELTEPPGMPPAPPYPVELVGHMDLTPDNVVFRDGQAVALIDFDMAKPVSRVDEVCNMMFSWAPLGDPADADPPLRDVDVPRRCRILADAYGMSDTDRARLVEVAVLRSRRAWYSMKQIAEAQGGGWARMWQEGAGDELKRQEAWLERHGTTIATALTAP
- a CDS encoding IS3 family transposase (programmed frameshift), which gives rise to MAPPRKYAPELRERAVRMVFELRAAGEGAGVLARVADQLGVHREALRTWVRQAEVDGGKRPGTSTSDAQRITELERENRELRRANEILKAASAYFRPGTRSQTAALVEFIDTHRERFGVEPICAVLEFAPSTYWAAKKRESNPSARAVRDEEVKKEILKVWNGPGRGLYGARKVWGQLNRQGVTVARCTVERLMRELGLCGATWSRKRPRTTVPGADRPGDLLERNFTAGRPDLRWVADITYVATASGWVYTAFVQDLYSRRIVGWQVADHLGTDLALDALEMAIWARGGVIDDLVHHSDRGVQYTSIRYAERLDQVGAARSVGSKGDSYDNAAAESLNSLYKKELIEFHGGWKGVMDVTISTMEWVAWYNSERLHSYCGNVPPAEYEETFHRSTADGGLAIENQAI